CTACTGCTAcctcacgggcatgtttgctaataTCACAAAAACAACAACTTCATGCTGAGAAAATTAGGATCCACCCTAAAAAAAATTTAAACCCAAAGGTACAACAAATATGAGAACGAACAGGGTACTGTTCTTATATGACGCCACGCGCACTGAGTGCACGGACTCTGTTTTCTTCATAGCACGCACGCGCCCACGCTCTCGGGTTCTCTTCTCCCGACCCCCTCTGTGTTCTCTCATGGCGCTCGCGTCGCGGGCGATATCTCCTCCGGCTGCCTCCGCAGGTGCGTCCCACCCCTCGCACTCTCCTCTACAGATTCCACCCTCTGGATCGCCTCTCGCGCACTCCTGCGGCTAACCCTAGCAGCGCTCGCGGCTCCCCCGGGATCGCCTCCGGCTTCACCTCCTCCCCCGGACCATCCCACCGACCGCGTACACGCAGCCGGGCAAGTTGCTGCTAGGAGCTCGCCGTCACGAGCGGCCTCCATTGCACTGGCAGATAATTGTAAGTTCCAACAAATACCTCCGTTATTTTTCGATTCTCTCAGCCGACCTGGTGGTGGAACAGCCCCTGCCCGCCTAGTTAGAGAAAAAATCGTTGCCCTGCACAATCAACAAGTACTTGTTTCAGAGATACACTGAGATATGAGTGACACAAAAAAGTTCATCCTTGACATGATACTAGTTTCCGAGATAGACTGAGATATGAGTGACATGGCATACTTGAATCTTAACATGGTAAATACTAGTTTCAGAGGTACACCGACATATCTGAGTATATGACATAACATAGTTGAATCTTAACATGGTACTAGTTTCAGAGATACACTGAGATATGGCATAACATAGTTGATTCTTGACATGGTTATAAGATGAACGCTCAACACAAATATTAAATAAAGCAGGCGAATGATAAGGTCTTAATTGGATGAGAGCTCCCCACCGACAATGGTATGGTTCCGTTTCCCTGTAGTTGCGAACAAGCTCCATTGCTTCTATGACAAATGAATCCAGAATCCTGTGAGGCTTCGCTGCGTGGTCACCGCTTGCGAAATCCATGGAGCTGTCAATAAAATACATCTTTCTGCTGCAAGCCTTCCACAGTGCATCCACCAAGCTCTCCAAGTCTGGCTTGGGGTATCTGCTACCTCTGCATTTCATCATCGATATGACCATTCTGCTGATAAGCTTAAGTATAATAAGGCAACTTGCCGTGGGGTCACTGTTTCTTTGTACCATCTCCCTGAGCTTCACCGGGAGGCTAAATTCACCAATTGCGCCATCAAAATGAACAGCCAAATCCTGATCAGCACTGATGAACATCTCATGTACTGTCACGCCAAGGGATAATAGAGCTTTCTCTATTTGCTGTTTTTGAATTATCCTGTGCTGGCAATTATTTTGCGAAGCAGCGCCTTCTTGACCTGTAAGTATTTTGGTGAGCACCTGCAAATGGTAAGAGTATGTTTCTCCTGTAAGTCTTTAATTGACATGTATAGATAATAAAGAGATGATAATTGATAAGCATCCAAGAACTTTTACTATATTTAATCTTATTGGACAGAGATGTACCTTTGGCATCACGTAAGTCATGGATCCCTTGAGTACTCCGAGGCATTCATCATCCCTAGTGTAATGGAGACAAGCATGCTGTAGGATTTCCGCTACACTTATATGGTATCTGCAATATCCATTACTTGCAGCGTCAAGATCCCCTGTGAAAGAGTAAACTGCAGAACCATTTACTTGTAAAATAATCCTGGCATTGCTTCCATCTCGGGAACATAGCTTCGCCAGTGCTTCAAGTGCCGCTATTCTGGCTGGCCCAGGTATTCTGGTGGAGCCGACGGCAGTGTAAGTGTAGATGTCTGCTAGCATCTCGATGAAATTTACTCTGTTTGGGAGCTGCACCTGCACGTGTAGTTCGGTGAAAATCCTTATGATCAATGCCTTCTGTTCTTTATCATCACATTCGGCACACCCGAGAATCCTGTTCATTGGCTCGACTGCTTCCTGGTTGGTTGAGATATCCCGAAGCAGGGTTTGTCCATGACCATGAACAGTCGTGAGCCGGTTaatcagtttcagtgattccaCTAGTACGTCCCCCCAATCTTCATGATTATTTTGGTGGTAGTGGTCGGAGGTTAGAGGCGTCAGGATCTTGGTGAGCAAACCTCGAGTGTGGATGATGAGTATACAATTGTTCTCGTCGGCTGCGAACAAAAAAAGAACATGCAGACATTCCCACAACCGCTTCAGGTAGTCCTCCTCCTCGGGATAATGCTCACTTTCTTCGAATGTGCCCATCAGTGATGACATGCACTGGATCACTTGGGGAATCTGCTCCTCACTGGCCCCGTCTGCTATGTGCACCACTATACTCGCTGCGTGCTTGGTCATCTCTCTTTGCGCACTCTTTTCTGTGCCATATGGGTAGCTTCTCGGATTTGATAGGACCAACAGGCGGCGGAAGATGTGGCTGGATGGTGCGTACAAGATCAGCTGTCTTATTAGCATGCGCTGCTCCTTAAACTTATTCGATTTCATCTGGTCCAGTGGTCCGAGGATTGTTCTCAGGATCTTCAACCCGGAGAGGTAGTCTTGAGGCAACTTATCATGCGCCATCAGGTCCACAGCATATGTCACCAGGTTCCTTCCTTTGGCGAACGACGGGTGCTTCGCGCATCCCTTCCTTGTTTCTATCATGTATTTCTTAACTAATGCGACACCTGGACCTTCGAAGCCGTATATTTTGGCCACTACGGCCACTAGCTTTTTCGGCACAAGAGCATTGAGCATTAGACTGTAGTTAATGATTGCACCTTGGACCACAACAATGATGTACAAGACATCAAGGGCCGGCTTCATGTTTGCTGTGCTAGAATCTCCATCAGAGTTACCGTAATCATGCTGTTTTAAACGCCACAGGGAAACCCCGATAGCGATAAACGGCCCCGCATGAAAGATAACAGCAGCACTGCATAATAATAGAATGGCGTACGTCGCTAGTTGGACCCAGAATGCAATACATCCTAAAATTTGCTTAACCAACAGTACAGCTCTTATATTGTCATCATCCATCCTGCCCCGTGCAAATACTGAGCGTACCGCATTCAATCCCCTTGATGACGCCGCAAATGAGCT
This is a stretch of genomic DNA from Triticum dicoccoides isolate Atlit2015 ecotype Zavitan unplaced genomic scaffold, WEW_v2.0 scaffold108439, whole genome shotgun sequence. It encodes these proteins:
- the LOC119342899 gene encoding uncharacterized protein LOC119342899; the encoded protein is MDDDNIRAVLLVKQILGCIAFWVQLATYAILLLCSAAVIFHAGPFIAIGVSLWRLKQHDYGNSDGDSSTANMKPALDVLYIIVVVQGAIINYSLMLNALVPKKLVAVVAKIYGFEGPGVALVKKYMIETRKGCAKHPSFAKGRNLVTYAVDLMAHDKLPQDYLSGLKILRTILGPLDQMKSNKFKEQRMLIRQLILYAPSSHIFRRLLVLSNPRSYPYGTEKSAQREMTKHAASIVVHIADGASEEQIPQVIQCMSSLMGTFEESEHYPEEEDYLKRLWECLHVLFLFAADENNCILIIHTRGLLTKILTPLTSDHYHQNNHEDWGDVLVESLKLINRLTTVHGHGQTLLRDISTNQEAVEPMNRILGCAECDDKEQKALIIRIFTELHVQVQLPNRVNFIEMLADIYTYTAVGSTRIPGPARIAALEALAKLCSRDGSNARIILQVNGSAVYSFTGDLDAASNGYCRYHISVAEILQHACLHYTRDDECLGVLKGSMTYVMPKVLTKILTGQEGAASQNNCQHRIIQKQQIEKALLSLGVTVHEMFISADQDLAVHFDGAIGEFSLPVKLREMVQRNSDPTASCLIILKLISRMVISMMKCRGSRYPKPDLESLVDALWKACSRKMYFIDSSMDFASGDHAAKPHRILDSFVIEAMELVRNYRETEPYH